A genomic stretch from Bradyrhizobium quebecense includes:
- a CDS encoding aspartate-semialdehyde dehydrogenase codes for MGYKVAVVGATGNVGREMLNILDERKFPADEVVVLASRRSVGVEVSYGDRTLKVKALEHYDFSDVDICLMSAGGSVSKEWSPRIGAAGAVVIDNSSAWRMDPDVPLIVPEVNADAAAGFTKKNIIANPNCSTAQLVVALKPLHDKATITRVVVATYQSVSGAGKDAMDELFSQTKAVYTNDELINKKFPKRIAFNIIPQIDVFMEDGYTKEEWKMMAETKKILDPKIKLTATCVRVPVFVSHSEAVNVEFANPITADEARNILRNAPGCLVIDKHEPGGYVTPYEAAGEDATYISRIREDATVENGLSFWCVSDNLRKGAALNAIQIAEVLINRKLITAKKKAA; via the coding sequence ATGGGTTACAAAGTCGCGGTGGTCGGAGCGACCGGCAATGTCGGGCGCGAAATGCTCAACATTCTCGACGAGCGCAAATTCCCCGCCGACGAGGTCGTCGTGCTGGCTTCGCGCCGCAGCGTCGGCGTCGAGGTCTCCTATGGAGACCGCACGCTCAAGGTAAAGGCGCTCGAGCACTATGACTTCTCCGATGTCGACATCTGCCTGATGTCGGCCGGCGGTTCGGTTTCCAAGGAATGGTCGCCCAGGATCGGTGCCGCCGGCGCGGTCGTGATCGACAATTCCTCGGCCTGGCGCATGGACCCCGACGTGCCGCTCATCGTGCCGGAGGTGAACGCGGATGCGGCCGCCGGCTTCACCAAGAAGAACATCATCGCCAACCCGAACTGCTCGACCGCGCAGCTCGTCGTGGCGTTGAAGCCGCTGCACGACAAGGCGACGATCACGCGCGTCGTGGTCGCGACCTATCAATCGGTGTCGGGCGCCGGCAAGGATGCGATGGACGAGCTGTTCTCGCAGACCAAGGCCGTCTACACCAATGACGAGCTGATCAATAAGAAGTTTCCGAAGCGCATCGCCTTCAACATCATTCCGCAGATCGACGTCTTTATGGAAGACGGCTACACTAAGGAAGAGTGGAAGATGATGGCGGAGACCAAGAAGATCCTTGATCCCAAGATCAAGCTGACCGCGACCTGCGTGCGCGTGCCGGTCTTCGTCAGTCACTCCGAGGCCGTGAACGTCGAGTTCGCCAACCCGATCACGGCGGACGAGGCGCGCAATATCCTGCGCAACGCGCCGGGCTGCCTCGTGATCGACAAGCACGAGCCCGGCGGCTACGTCACGCCGTATGAGGCGGCCGGCGAGGACGCGACCTATATCAGCCGCATCCGCGAGGATGCGACGGTGGAGAACGGCCTGTCGTTCTGGTGCGTGTCGGACAATCTGCGCAAGGGTGCGGCGCTGAACGCGATCCAGATCGCGGAAGTCCTGATCAACCGCAAGCTGATCACCGCGAAGAAGAAAGCGGCCTAA
- a CDS encoding TIGR00645 family protein, translating to MSEQLAPTPSSPPTPRIMRGFEYVLFNSRWLMAPFYVGLVVALAVLLLKFARMLWEFVLHASGYKSTEVILDALALIDVTLVANLILIVVFSGYENFVSRIDTSGNPNWPIWITKIDFAGLKQKLLASIVAISAIHVLEAFLNIDAAFDATRMTWLVAVHLVFVISALLLALSDRLGGDHGDG from the coding sequence ATGTCGGAACAGCTGGCTCCCACCCCATCGAGCCCCCCGACGCCGCGCATCATGCGCGGCTTCGAATATGTGCTGTTCAACAGCCGCTGGCTGATGGCGCCGTTCTATGTCGGCCTGGTGGTGGCGCTTGCCGTGCTGCTGCTGAAATTCGCGCGCATGCTCTGGGAATTCGTCCTGCATGCGTCCGGCTACAAATCGACGGAAGTCATCCTCGATGCGCTGGCGCTGATCGACGTCACGCTGGTCGCCAACCTCATTCTGATCGTGGTCTTTTCGGGCTACGAGAACTTCGTCTCGCGCATCGACACGTCGGGCAATCCGAACTGGCCGATCTGGATCACCAAGATCGATTTTGCCGGGCTGAAGCAGAAGCTGCTGGCGTCGATCGTCGCGATCTCCGCGATCCACGTGCTGGAAGCGTTCCTGAACATCGATGCCGCCTTCGACGCCACGCGGATGACCTGGCTCGTCGCCGTGCACCTGGTGTTCGTGATCTCAGCGCTGTTGCTCGCGCTCTCG